A stretch of the Erinaceus europaeus chromosome 1, mEriEur2.1, whole genome shotgun sequence genome encodes the following:
- the SPAG4 gene encoding sperm-associated antigen 4 protein isoform X1 has protein sequence MRRSPRPGSAASPHKHAPNFYSDNSNSSMSVTSGDSSGPRSARPGPVEPEGRRARGSSCGEPALSAGAAGGTSWAGSSRPKPAPRSHNGPTACGAATVRGGASEPAPVLSDEQLDLLSTLDERQEMPPLRWSKNFLSVVFQILSVLLYLVGHVLVSVYREVCSIRFLITVVSLLSFFLTVLWWGFLYLVPPLENEPKEMLTLSEYHQRVHSQGEQLQQLQAELDKLHKEVSSVRAANSERVAKLVFQRLHEDFVRKPDYALSSVGASIDLEKTSHDYEDTNTAYFWNRFSFWNYARPPTVILEPDVFPGNCWAFEGDQGQVVIRLPGPVQLSDITLQHPPASVAHVREANSAPRDFTVYGIQVDDETEVFLGKFTFDLEKSEIQTFPLQNDPPAAFPKVKIKILSNWGHPRFTCLYRVRAHGVQMTEGARDSATEGPH, from the exons ATGCGGCGAAGTCCCCGCCCTGGCTCCGCTGCGTCCCCGCACAAACACGCGCCCAACTTCTACAGCGACAACAGTAACAGTTCAATGAGCGTCACCTCGGGGGACAGCAGCGGGCCCCGGTCAGCTAGGCCGGGGCCCGTGGAGCCCGAGGGCAGAAGAGCCCGGGGCTCGAGCTGTGGTGAGCCCGCCTTGAGCGCAGGAGCCGCCGGAGGAACTTCATGGGCTGGAAGCTCTCGGCCGAAGCCGGCGCCTCGGAGCCACAATGGGCCGACCGCCTGTGGCGCGGCAACCGTGAGGGGCGGGGCCTCGG AACCAGCTCCAGTACTCTCTGATGAACAGCTCGATCTTCTCTCCACCTTGGATGAGAGACAGGAGATGCCTCCTCTGCGATGGTCCAAGAACTTCCTGA GTGTAGTCTTCCAAATACTGAGCGTGTTGTTATACCTGGTAGGACACGTGCTGGTCAGTGTGTACAG gGAGGTCTGTTCCATCCGCTTTCTGATCACGGTTGTGtcactgctgagcttctttctgacAG tactctggtggggGTTCCTGTACCTGGTCCCTCCTTTGGAAAAT GAACCAAAGGAGATGCTGACACTAAG TGAGTATCACCAGCGTGTTCACTCCCAGGGAGAGCAGCTGCAGCAGCTTCAGGCCGAGCTGGATAAACTCCACAAGGAGGTGTCCAGTGTTCGTGCAGCCAACAGTGAG aGGGTGGCCAAACTCGTATTTCAGAGGCTACATGAGGACTTTGTAAGGAAACCCGACTATGCACTGAGCTCTGTGG GAGCTTCCATTGACCTAGAGAAGACATCCCATGACTACGAGGACACGAATACTGCTTACTTCTGGAATCGCTTCAGTTTCTGGAACTATGCGAGGCCCCCCACAGTGATTTTGGAG CCAGATGTCTTCCCTGGGAATTGCTGGGCTTTTGAGGGTGaccagggtcaggtggtgattcGACTGCCAGGTCCTGTGCAGCTGAGTGACATCACCCTGCAGCATCCACCAGCCAGCGTGGCGCATGTCAGGGAAGCCAACAGTGCCCCTCGGGACTTCACAGTCTAT GGCATCCAGGTTGATGATGAAACTGAAGTTTTCTTGGGGAAATTTACCTTCGACTTGGAGAAATCTGAGATTCagactttccccctacag AATGATCCCCCAGCTGCCTTTCCCAAGGTGAAGATTAAGATTCTGAGCAACTGGGGCCACCCCCGTTTCACGTGCTTGTATCGAGTGCGAGCCCATGGCGTGCAAATGACAGAGGGTGCAAGGGACAGTGCAACAGAGGGTCCTCATTAA
- the SPAG4 gene encoding sperm-associated antigen 4 protein isoform X3 has product MRRSPRPGSAASPHKHAPNFYSDNSNSSMSVTSGDSSGPRSARPGPVEPEGRRARGSSCEPAPVLSDEQLDLLSTLDERQEMPPLRWSKNFLSVVFQILSVLLYLVGHVLVSVYREVCSIRFLITVVSLLSFFLTVLWWGFLYLVPPLENEPKEMLTLSEYHQRVHSQGEQLQQLQAELDKLHKEVSSVRAANSERVAKLVFQRLHEDFVRKPDYALSSVGASIDLEKTSHDYEDTNTAYFWNRFSFWNYARPPTVILEPDVFPGNCWAFEGDQGQVVIRLPGPVQLSDITLQHPPASVAHVREANSAPRDFTVYGIQVDDETEVFLGKFTFDLEKSEIQTFPLQNDPPAAFPKVKIKILSNWGHPRFTCLYRVRAHGVQMTEGARDSATEGPH; this is encoded by the exons ATGCGGCGAAGTCCCCGCCCTGGCTCCGCTGCGTCCCCGCACAAACACGCGCCCAACTTCTACAGCGACAACAGTAACAGTTCAATGAGCGTCACCTCGGGGGACAGCAGCGGGCCCCGGTCAGCTAGGCCGGGGCCCGTGGAGCCCGAGGGCAGAAGAGCCCGGGGCTCGAGCTGTG AACCAGCTCCAGTACTCTCTGATGAACAGCTCGATCTTCTCTCCACCTTGGATGAGAGACAGGAGATGCCTCCTCTGCGATGGTCCAAGAACTTCCTGA GTGTAGTCTTCCAAATACTGAGCGTGTTGTTATACCTGGTAGGACACGTGCTGGTCAGTGTGTACAG gGAGGTCTGTTCCATCCGCTTTCTGATCACGGTTGTGtcactgctgagcttctttctgacAG tactctggtggggGTTCCTGTACCTGGTCCCTCCTTTGGAAAAT GAACCAAAGGAGATGCTGACACTAAG TGAGTATCACCAGCGTGTTCACTCCCAGGGAGAGCAGCTGCAGCAGCTTCAGGCCGAGCTGGATAAACTCCACAAGGAGGTGTCCAGTGTTCGTGCAGCCAACAGTGAG aGGGTGGCCAAACTCGTATTTCAGAGGCTACATGAGGACTTTGTAAGGAAACCCGACTATGCACTGAGCTCTGTGG GAGCTTCCATTGACCTAGAGAAGACATCCCATGACTACGAGGACACGAATACTGCTTACTTCTGGAATCGCTTCAGTTTCTGGAACTATGCGAGGCCCCCCACAGTGATTTTGGAG CCAGATGTCTTCCCTGGGAATTGCTGGGCTTTTGAGGGTGaccagggtcaggtggtgattcGACTGCCAGGTCCTGTGCAGCTGAGTGACATCACCCTGCAGCATCCACCAGCCAGCGTGGCGCATGTCAGGGAAGCCAACAGTGCCCCTCGGGACTTCACAGTCTAT GGCATCCAGGTTGATGATGAAACTGAAGTTTTCTTGGGGAAATTTACCTTCGACTTGGAGAAATCTGAGATTCagactttccccctacag AATGATCCCCCAGCTGCCTTTCCCAAGGTGAAGATTAAGATTCTGAGCAACTGGGGCCACCCCCGTTTCACGTGCTTGTATCGAGTGCGAGCCCATGGCGTGCAAATGACAGAGGGTGCAAGGGACAGTGCAACAGAGGGTCCTCATTAA
- the SPAG4 gene encoding sperm-associated antigen 4 protein isoform X2: MSVTSGDSSGPRSARPGPVEPEGRRARGSSCGEPALSAGAAGGTSWAGSSRPKPAPRSHNGPTACGAATVRGGASEPAPVLSDEQLDLLSTLDERQEMPPLRWSKNFLSVVFQILSVLLYLVGHVLVSVYREVCSIRFLITVVSLLSFFLTVLWWGFLYLVPPLENEPKEMLTLSEYHQRVHSQGEQLQQLQAELDKLHKEVSSVRAANSERVAKLVFQRLHEDFVRKPDYALSSVGASIDLEKTSHDYEDTNTAYFWNRFSFWNYARPPTVILEPDVFPGNCWAFEGDQGQVVIRLPGPVQLSDITLQHPPASVAHVREANSAPRDFTVYGIQVDDETEVFLGKFTFDLEKSEIQTFPLQNDPPAAFPKVKIKILSNWGHPRFTCLYRVRAHGVQMTEGARDSATEGPH; this comes from the exons ATGAGCGTCACCTCGGGGGACAGCAGCGGGCCCCGGTCAGCTAGGCCGGGGCCCGTGGAGCCCGAGGGCAGAAGAGCCCGGGGCTCGAGCTGTGGTGAGCCCGCCTTGAGCGCAGGAGCCGCCGGAGGAACTTCATGGGCTGGAAGCTCTCGGCCGAAGCCGGCGCCTCGGAGCCACAATGGGCCGACCGCCTGTGGCGCGGCAACCGTGAGGGGCGGGGCCTCGG AACCAGCTCCAGTACTCTCTGATGAACAGCTCGATCTTCTCTCCACCTTGGATGAGAGACAGGAGATGCCTCCTCTGCGATGGTCCAAGAACTTCCTGA GTGTAGTCTTCCAAATACTGAGCGTGTTGTTATACCTGGTAGGACACGTGCTGGTCAGTGTGTACAG gGAGGTCTGTTCCATCCGCTTTCTGATCACGGTTGTGtcactgctgagcttctttctgacAG tactctggtggggGTTCCTGTACCTGGTCCCTCCTTTGGAAAAT GAACCAAAGGAGATGCTGACACTAAG TGAGTATCACCAGCGTGTTCACTCCCAGGGAGAGCAGCTGCAGCAGCTTCAGGCCGAGCTGGATAAACTCCACAAGGAGGTGTCCAGTGTTCGTGCAGCCAACAGTGAG aGGGTGGCCAAACTCGTATTTCAGAGGCTACATGAGGACTTTGTAAGGAAACCCGACTATGCACTGAGCTCTGTGG GAGCTTCCATTGACCTAGAGAAGACATCCCATGACTACGAGGACACGAATACTGCTTACTTCTGGAATCGCTTCAGTTTCTGGAACTATGCGAGGCCCCCCACAGTGATTTTGGAG CCAGATGTCTTCCCTGGGAATTGCTGGGCTTTTGAGGGTGaccagggtcaggtggtgattcGACTGCCAGGTCCTGTGCAGCTGAGTGACATCACCCTGCAGCATCCACCAGCCAGCGTGGCGCATGTCAGGGAAGCCAACAGTGCCCCTCGGGACTTCACAGTCTAT GGCATCCAGGTTGATGATGAAACTGAAGTTTTCTTGGGGAAATTTACCTTCGACTTGGAGAAATCTGAGATTCagactttccccctacag AATGATCCCCCAGCTGCCTTTCCCAAGGTGAAGATTAAGATTCTGAGCAACTGGGGCCACCCCCGTTTCACGTGCTTGTATCGAGTGCGAGCCCATGGCGTGCAAATGACAGAGGGTGCAAGGGACAGTGCAACAGAGGGTCCTCATTAA
- the SPAG4 gene encoding sperm-associated antigen 4 protein isoform X4 produces MGWKLSAEAGASEPQWADRLWRGNQPAPVLSDEQLDLLSTLDERQEMPPLRWSKNFLSVVFQILSVLLYLVGHVLVSVYREVCSIRFLITVVSLLSFFLTVLWWGFLYLVPPLENEPKEMLTLSEYHQRVHSQGEQLQQLQAELDKLHKEVSSVRAANSERVAKLVFQRLHEDFVRKPDYALSSVGASIDLEKTSHDYEDTNTAYFWNRFSFWNYARPPTVILEPDVFPGNCWAFEGDQGQVVIRLPGPVQLSDITLQHPPASVAHVREANSAPRDFTVYGIQVDDETEVFLGKFTFDLEKSEIQTFPLQNDPPAAFPKVKIKILSNWGHPRFTCLYRVRAHGVQMTEGARDSATEGPH; encoded by the exons ATGGGCTGGAAGCTCTCGGCCGAAGCCGGCGCCTCGGAGCCACAATGGGCCGACCGCCTGTGGCGCGGCAACC AACCAGCTCCAGTACTCTCTGATGAACAGCTCGATCTTCTCTCCACCTTGGATGAGAGACAGGAGATGCCTCCTCTGCGATGGTCCAAGAACTTCCTGA GTGTAGTCTTCCAAATACTGAGCGTGTTGTTATACCTGGTAGGACACGTGCTGGTCAGTGTGTACAG gGAGGTCTGTTCCATCCGCTTTCTGATCACGGTTGTGtcactgctgagcttctttctgacAG tactctggtggggGTTCCTGTACCTGGTCCCTCCTTTGGAAAAT GAACCAAAGGAGATGCTGACACTAAG TGAGTATCACCAGCGTGTTCACTCCCAGGGAGAGCAGCTGCAGCAGCTTCAGGCCGAGCTGGATAAACTCCACAAGGAGGTGTCCAGTGTTCGTGCAGCCAACAGTGAG aGGGTGGCCAAACTCGTATTTCAGAGGCTACATGAGGACTTTGTAAGGAAACCCGACTATGCACTGAGCTCTGTGG GAGCTTCCATTGACCTAGAGAAGACATCCCATGACTACGAGGACACGAATACTGCTTACTTCTGGAATCGCTTCAGTTTCTGGAACTATGCGAGGCCCCCCACAGTGATTTTGGAG CCAGATGTCTTCCCTGGGAATTGCTGGGCTTTTGAGGGTGaccagggtcaggtggtgattcGACTGCCAGGTCCTGTGCAGCTGAGTGACATCACCCTGCAGCATCCACCAGCCAGCGTGGCGCATGTCAGGGAAGCCAACAGTGCCCCTCGGGACTTCACAGTCTAT GGCATCCAGGTTGATGATGAAACTGAAGTTTTCTTGGGGAAATTTACCTTCGACTTGGAGAAATCTGAGATTCagactttccccctacag AATGATCCCCCAGCTGCCTTTCCCAAGGTGAAGATTAAGATTCTGAGCAACTGGGGCCACCCCCGTTTCACGTGCTTGTATCGAGTGCGAGCCCATGGCGTGCAAATGACAGAGGGTGCAAGGGACAGTGCAACAGAGGGTCCTCATTAA